Genomic segment of Cygnus olor isolate bCygOlo1 chromosome 20, bCygOlo1.pri.v2, whole genome shotgun sequence:
GACATTCCtcaggcggcggcggggagatGCCCGCCCCTCGCGCCGCGGGCCGCGGAGAGACGGAGGTTGCCATTGGGCAGCTGTCAGTCGGAGCTCGCCTCCCATTGGTTGGGCGCTGAGGGAGGGCCGCCGCCATTGGGCGGGAGGGGATGTAAACCCTCGCGGAGGTACGGGGGTGTTCATTGGGCGCCGCGGGGAGCGGAGGGCGGGGATTGGTTCGCGGAGGGAGCGCCGCGAGACGACGTTGGGGCGGAGTGGGGGCGGGCGGGGATTGGCTGGCGTAGGGAGCGCTGAGCTGCTATtggcgggggggcggggctcGTGCCCTCGTCCTTTCCACCCCATTGGCCCTTCCCACCTCCATCCCGCATCTGATTGGTCAGGCTCAAACCCTTCCACCCAATGACGAGGGCGGAGCATCGCCAGGCCCGCgattgcccccccccccgcacaccCATCTCCAGGCGCTTCACCCGTCGAGCTGAGAGGAGGGGGCCCGCGTCCTCCTAGCGACCAATCAGCGCGCGGCTTACgtgaggggaaagggaggggacGGCTGAGAGCGGCGCTCCCATTGGCTGCGCGCCGCGCGGGGCCCGGTTTGAATCGGCGGCGCCGGGCGTGAGGTGAGCggcggctggggggggccgAGGGGGGAGGGGAAccggggggctggggaccccgGCCCCCCagtcctcccccccccccggccccggttCCCGGCCCCGGTTCCCGGCCCCGGTTCCCGGCCCCGGTtcccggccccctccccggccccctccccggccccctccccggccgcccTCGTTCCGTGCCCTTTTCTCCTTATATGGCGAAATTGCCGTCCCCACGTCAAATTTCACGTTTTCTCCGCGCGCTCACCGTTATCCCTCCGTTTCTGACAGGAATGGCCAAGTACAAACGTCGACGGAAAGCCAGAGCCAGAGCGAAATGTCGCCTGACGGGGAAAGGAGGTGCTGCCAAACCCCCCGGCTCGGGCTGTGCCGCGCCGCAGTAAGAGGCTCCGGTTTTGActaaatttttgattttttaactTAATTCCTGCGTCCCCTCTTTGCTTCTGATGGTATGTGGAGCTGAGGTAACAGAACGGCGTCTGGAGACTACTGAGAGCCTGGCCTGGATGCTGTGGAGCTGTGTCAGCTTGTGTATCTTCTACTCCTCCATCTGTCGTTAACTTTAACGTGTAGGAGAAGCAGTTAAGatttgaaatacttctttttttttaatctgtttggTGCTGGAGCACTTCTCACAGTGTTTTCTAGCCTTTCCTGGCCTGTGTGCTCATGTTTACTACACTGACACCTGCTGTTGCTAGTACTTGTAATTTGTTCACTGTTATCTTTTTCAAAGACTGaagctataaatatttaaatacaaatataattatGACCTCATTCTGAACTATTCTGTTCCAGGTCAGCAGGTGATCTTCCACTGGACCCATCCTCTGTCCCAAGCCATCCATCCTCACGCTGGTCAATAGCCTTGCCCAGTGTAAAAAACATGGTAAAACCTCTTACAACAACGGTGTCATTTCTGTATTGCTGGTGCCAGAACACTGTTGCACAGGtaagttttctgcttttctgttttttctagtGCGTGAGGTCAGCCTTAGAACTCAATGCAAGATATGCCAAATTTGAAAACTAAGCTGTAAACTTAATTATGTCTGTTGAAACATCTAAATATATATGGTGTTTATTGTTGAAGGAATAACTATGAGAAAATGTCTAAGGCCACTGTAGACATTAAACACTTATGTGAAATTGGAGTTTGTATATGGCAGCGTCAGCAGGATTTGCAGTGTCAGGAGTTGCAGTCTTTCTTTAATAGCAGAGGTGACCGTGTTCACTTTTCAGCTCAAATGTGAATTACAGCTTAGAATTACTAGATTAAGTTAAAAGGCTTTCTTGAGAAAGTCGCTCCTTGGGTTCCTGCCAAGGAAGTATTTGTTGAAACTGTGTATCTTCGTGTTGTGCCTTTCTGTTGACCTCAGTGAGAAGACCCTGTGACAGAACTTTCATCAGTAGTCGGGCCTCTGTATCTGgaaatataactgaaaatattcattttgtttctttttatgctcAGAGTTTTAAGGTGGttaaagaaacaatatttcCATCACAAATCTACTTAAGGGAGCTAAACACATTCAGAGAGCAGCTGGAAAACTTGGAAACTGAATTTTCCAGACTACAGGGAATGCTCCAGGTCAGTGTCAATCCCTTTGGGGCAGGGTAATGTTTGCTTGTGTAGGGGTCTGTGGTCAGTGAGGAGAAAATCAAGACCTCCTCACCGGGGAGTGCTTCACCTCTTCTTCACATTCAGCATTACTAAGCTGCAGTTACTTGATGGCTAAAGGGAACTGGTTTTCTGGTGAGCATCCTAAGAGGGCATCTATGTCTTCTGGATCAAATGAAGCCACAAGCTCCTTTCTCTCAAATTCTACCTGCTCTTATCAGTGGACTTAATATtctcttgtttatttatattgttttcagACGAATGGAGTTGTGacttcatcttcagaaaattctATTTGTCAAAAGTGCAATAAAACAATGCTGGGTGCTCCTGTACAAACGCAGACGGGCCCGCTGTCATCCATGTGCACGCCTCCTGCAGTacagctgcagcctgtgtcTGCAccccctccacctcctcctcctccaccaccaccactgcctCCACCAAAACTGCCTCCAGCACCTCTCCTCCTCAAACGGGGCAACGGCTCTAAAGCACTTCTGGTAGGGAGTAAGAAggttcttctgtttctgcactCCTGGCTGGGTTCTTTGGACCCAGTTCATCAGGAGCGCGTGCCATCGTGAAGGATGGGTCACTTGCTGATCCTAACTGCCCTTCCAaccaccttttattttcaggagCCAACACAAAAAAAGGATGTGCCAATGCAGATCACTCTCAAAGATCTCCTGAATGTAAAACTTAAGAAGACGGAGAGCAACCTGAGAACGGACAAGGTAAACCAGAGGATATATGGATAAATGGTGTATTGGGGCCAGCTCTGCACTGGAATCTGTATTTCCTGCAGTGTTTGTCTTAGCACTTGATAGAAatcttcaataaaataattcttctcGTGTAAAACCTCAGTGATCAGGTTTAAGGAATTTTTCTAATTCTGCATGCGGgcatttgaaatgaagaaatcaaGTGACTAATGTCAGCTGATGCGCAGGACAGGTCTAATCTTACATTAAGGGCGTGTAGCTTTATGTCTGTGTTAGCAATATATTTTGCACCTTCTTTTGCCTATCCAAAATCTTGTTTGCagaagttctgttttttaaataaacctatCTTTGTCCAAGGTGCATCAAAATCTTCAGGATgcaaaaaaagcataaaaaccCTAAGCATAGAAATCTCTCGAATATCAATATTAAATAGATCTCGGATCAGCGAGGCCTTCTCAAGTTTATCTGTGgtaacatttcttttctaactTCAGGCAGGATCACCAGTGAAGACACGCAGGGCGTTAATTACAGTCTCAGATTTACAAAGTATTAGTCTGAGATCTAAATCCAAGCCATCAGCTCACATTACAAACTCCTTAACGTAAGacactttcttcctttctttgttgttagattttttctgttcagaacagatttttctgttcagaacaATGATGAACACTATTTACACagtggaaaatgtttcattttaacatttttttccagtagtaCCCCACCTAAAAATCAGTTAGATCTTCGAAAACATCTTAAGAAGGTCAATATACAAAGGTAAGTCCCAttctcttcttgttttgtttttctaaataaaattagagAACTAATTTAATTAGAGAACTAATTTCCCTTGTTCCCAATCTTTTCAGAAGTCCGGGTGGCACTCCACtaaacaataaagaaaacattgagtGTGGGACCGGGTTGACACCAATAATGACACAGGCACTACGGCGCAAATTTCAGGCAAGTTGTGATGTCTGTTTGTAACGATGAGCTGGCCTGAAAATCCATACAGTTGCATACTGACTTTTTTCTTACGATGCAGTGCCGTTGGTATACGTTAGGTAATCTCTCCATAATTCTCATCCAAAAGTGCCAAGTACCCACAAAGAGGGGTTCTGGTTCTActgatttctattttaacaGTAAGGAAACTGCAGAATGCCCATCCTTGGCTATTTGACCATGCTAAGAAGTTCCTTTTTTGATGGCCATTCTCATGCTTTCAGTGCTATCTCCAGCATCGGAGTTCCAGTTTCCAGGAGGACAAAATCTGAGGGTTAATAATGTCTTGAGGATTGgctgtgtctgttttcttttatgaagtGTCAGTTAAGTTAAAATACCGTCAGTGCCAGGCATTAAAATACTGTCAGTGTCAGTTAACATCATATTTTATCTCAGTAGCAATTAGTACTAAGTTCATTTTCCGAGATCTGACCCTGTTCTTGTTTTTACCAGATGGCTCATCCAAAAAGTCCTTCACCAGCCCGGTTGAGTGCTGCAAGCAGCTTTGATGAACAGAAGTAGGTTTATGGAATAATGTATTTTTCGTTTGTGGTCAGGAAGCCACTTGAATCCAATTTTTATGTTATGCAGACAATGAATCTGTAAGTAAATGCAGTACATTTGAGAAGGGGGCATTTTGAAAACACTCTATCGGAAATCTGCCTTTTTCAAAGGCAACATATTTCCAGTGTGTCTCAGACTGGTTCCATCTTCTCtgatattggaaaaaaaaagagtgaaatttCCTGAGAGTTTTGAGACCTGGCTGCTACTGAAGCAGGGACTGTAACGTTCCTGGCATTGATTCTGCTTGTAATATAAATGTGTGCTTGTTTATTGAAATTCAAtattgcttttacatttttttgtaacAAGGATCTTGATGGCAATTATGtaaattcaaagaaaagcaattaagcaGTGTTATTAAAGTGAGAGCCTACAACTTCCCACAAATTCGATGACGTGATTAAGAGTGTACTTGTGATATGTGTCATTTTGGGTCACTCCTAGAGTGGTGAGATGAGTTCTCCGCCAGTGGCAGACACGTGAGGTGCCAGTGCCACAGTTTCCCTCCGCTCAGGACAAGGACTTGCCTTCACCAGACCTTGAGGCTGCTTTCCAGAGAGCCACCACTTTGTGCAAGTCCAACGGCATCCTGGTTTTGTCAGGAATAGtggggccagcagggccaggaagGCGATTGTCCCCTcgtactctgctctggtgaggctgcacctcgagtgctgtgtccagttttgggcccctcagtacaagaaggacagcGACACACTACAaccatgtccagagaagggctacgaagctggtgaagggcctggaccccaagtcctgtgaggaggggccaagggaactgggggtgtttagtctggagaagatgaagctcaggggagaccttctGGACGCCGGTGGTAGGGTGAGGGCTGGACCagctgatcttggaggtctcttccagccctAAGGAGTCTCTGACTCGGAGCCCCCGGTTGCGGTGGCACAGCAGCGACCCAGCCGCGGCACGGGCTGCCGGCCCTCTGCGGCTGTCCCGAGCCTTTGGGGAGCATCGGGAAAGGAACCAGGCGGCACCTCCGGCACTGCGGGTACCCGCTGCGTGCTGCCCCGGCGTCGGACCCCCAGCGCAGCccggggaagggaggggggtgggggtggcaCCACCTGCCCGCATTTCCCCCACCGCCCTTTCCGCTTCCCGCTGGGCGTGCGGGGCGCAGGCGCCGCCTCGGCCTTGGCGcaggcgcggggccgggccgtgccgggccgatcggggccgtgccgggccgatcggggccgtgccgagccgggccATGCCGCTGCCGGGGCCGGTGAGCCtgcgggagctgctgctggcggccGCGGCCGGCGCcgaggggagcggcggggcggcggctgcggggccgggtCCGGGGCCGTCCCCTTCGTCCCCCGGCGAGGAGGAGGTGTGCGTGGTGGGCATCTTCGGGAAGACGGCGCTGCAGCTGTGCTCCGAGAAGGCGGCCCTGGTGAGCACCGTGTGCGACCGGCAGGTCTTCCCCCTCTTCGAGCCGGCCGACCCCGAGGAGGCTGGAGATGCCGCGGGGCCGGAGGGCGAGCCGGCGGCCAAGGACTACAACCAGCTGCAGGCGTACTACAGCCAGGAGAGCAGGGTGCTCTACCTGGTGCTCACCTCCATCTGCGACACGCCGCAGCTGCTGAAGGCCTGCGGGGACCTGGcggctgcagagagcagggagagcGCGGCCGGAGGACCCGGGCCGCTGCCCCACGCCGAGGCTCACGAGTTCTGGAAGCACCAGGAGAAGCTGCACTGCCTGAGCCTCCTCTACCTCTTCTCCGTCTGCCAtatcctgctgctggtgcaccCCACCTGCTCCTTCGACATCACCTACGACCGCGTCTTCAGGGCGCTGGACGGGCTGCGGCAGAAGGTGCTGCCCTCCCTGAAGGCTGCCATCAAGGACTGCCCGGTCGGCAAGGAGTGGAAGCTGAACTGCAGGCCCTGCCCGCCgcgcctcctcttcctcttccagctcAACGGGGCGCTGAAGGTGGATCCCCTCCCAAGCAGGGGCCAGGACCCCTGCGGCCACCTGGAAAAGCCGCCCCCCAAAAAGCACTCCCCCAAGAGGAGGTTGCAGCACGCCCTGGAGGACCAGATCTACCGCATCTTCCGCAAGAGCAGGGTGCTGACCAACCAGAGCATCAACTGCCTCTTCACCGTGCCCGCCAACCAGGCCTTCGTGTACATCGTGGCTGGCGGGGCCCAGGATGGCGAGGACCCCGTGGCCATGCTGCTCGATCAGCTCAGGAGCAACTGCACCATGAGGGAGACGGACTCGCTGCTGGCTCCCACCCTGTCGGGACCCAGGAGGTATCAGATGATGCGCCacggcaggcagcagctgtccTTCTacgcagagagcagcagcagcagctccagctcctctgggcagctgGTGGACTGCACCCTCAAGGAGTTCTTGTGGCAGCACGTGGAGCTGGTGCTCAGCAAGAAGGGCTTTGACGACAGCGTGGGGAGGAACCCGCAGCCCTCTCACTTTGAGCTCCCAACCTACCAGAAGTGGGTCGCCGCGGCTTTAAAGCTGTACGAAGTGACCATCGAAGGCAAAGACGATGACCCGACTTCTCTCACTGGGGAACTGAGCTCCAAAATCATGGGCAGCATCAAAGTCTTGGAAGGCTATTTAGATATAGACACCAAATTCTCTGAAAACCGTTGCCAGAAAGCCCTCCCCATGGCCCACAGCGCCTATCAGTCCAACCTGCCCCACAATTACACCATGACGGTCCATAAGAATCAGCTGGCGCAGGCCCTGCGTGTGTACAGCCAGCATGCGCGCGGCCCGGCCTTCCACAAGTACGCCATGCAGCTCAACGAGGACTGTTACAAGTTCTGGAGCAACGGGCATCAGCTGTGTGAGGAGCGCAGCTTAACTGACCAGCACTGCGTGCACAAGTTTCACCTGCTCCCGAAAGCAGGTAAAGAAGCTCGGTTGGGATTGATTTTCGTGGTTTAATTTTGtacctgttttaaaatgtcatgtcTCAGGGTGAGAGCACCAGCTCTTGCGTGTTCATGGAAGATGAAAACATGGGAAGGACGTGAATATGGAAGCTTGGCGCCACTAAAGCTTCATCCTCCTTGAGTGGCACTAGCTACAGCAGAGCTGTTGTGCAGGTTTCTTCTACGTTGCCCTGCTGAGATGCCCACTCACAGCCAGGAGGGACCATTCTGATTTGGAGGCAGTTTAGCTTCCGTGACCAATTCAGGCTCATCCTCTGCAGCTTATTGCACGTGCTGGGACTGTATATGATGCGTTTGCATCGCATAGGACTAGGACATCAGAGAAGCCACAGATGGTAGGGGACTGGTTTTTTTGTCAGTGTTATAAAGGCGTAATCTCCAGTAACTGTTCTCATGTCTTTATGCCCTTGCATCCTCTAAATGGTGTGTAAGACAGACACCACCACCCCACTTCTATTGGGCAATGTTTGGGAACGAGTTTGCTGTTAGTAGTAACTTTGATTCTCTATTGCTGATTGGAGGTGTTACACTGGAGTTCTTCTAACATGAAATAgcgaacagaaaaaaaaatatttccaggagAGTAAAAGTGCCCTCCACTTCCTTTTTTATAGCTTGATAGAGTTCAATCAAGGAATAGAAACTGAAATATGTATTGCAGGCTGAAGATGTCTTTATGCCTTTTAGAAAGCttctaaaagcaaagcagattCAGTTGAGTGGTAAAATCTACACTGGAACTTTGTATAAAAAGcgggaaagagagaaggagttGCTGATAAGTAattttacatacatacatagcAAGGAGGAGGCAGTGAATTAAGGGAATCAAAGAATCTCTTGAACTAGTGAGCGATTTATCTGGGGTTTGATTGATTTCCCTTTTAGGTGAGAAGccagaagcagacagaaatCCTCCAATCCTGTACCACAACAGCCGGGCTCGTTCCACTGGTGCCTGTAACTGTGGAAGGAAACAAGCTCCTCGGGACGACCCCTTTGATATCAAGGCAGCAAATTATGACTTTTACCAGGTAACTATTAAGCCTCTATTTTTGCGTCAAGCAGTGCTTTTGCTTCATCAGCAAGGTCTGTACTCTGAAGTGGCCACAGATAAGTTTCCTCTTAACGTTATCAAGTTGTAAATGGTGCTTGGGGAAGAGATTCTTGGGAGCAGAATTCTTTGCCTGATGGGCTGCGTGGGCAATTTCAGTCTGCACCACTCCATGCCGACAGGAGGACCTTCATGTGTAGTGGTTCACGTGAATTTTAAGCCCATCGTACCTGGGCTGTTCTCCCATTGCCCCTTCGATTCACACATAGCACACGCCTCTCGAGCCTTAATTGTACCTGCTAAATACTGTGACTCTAAATTCGCTTGTGCCAGAGACAAATTAGATAGTTAACCGCGTTTTCTTTTCCAtagctgctggaagaaaaatgctgtgggaaactGGAGCACATcaattttcctgtgtttcagccAAGCACACCTGATCCGGCACCTGCTAGGGACGAGTCATCGCCTGCCCCTCCGGAAGGCGAGAttgagaaactaaaagaaaaagaacctcAGACTCAGGGAGAAAGCACAGGTCTGAGCTTGGCCCTCAGCCTGGGTCAGTCGACGGGCAGCTTGGGCACTTACCCGCCTGACGCCCAGGGTGGAGGGGACAATGCCGAAAGTCACGGGCAGAGTGGGGACTCCAAAAGTGAGAAAAGGCCGAGCCTGGTAGATCGTCAGGCATCCACTGTCGAGTACCTCCCTGGGATGCTCCATTCTAACTGCCCCAAGGGCCTCTTGCCCAAATTCTCCAGTTGGTCACTGGTTAAGCTGGGGCCTGCTAAGGCTTATAACTTCCACACGGGCCTAGACCAACAAGGCTTTATCCCGGGAACAAACTATTTAATGCCTTGGGACATTGTCATCAGGACAAGAACTGAAGATGAAGGAGATTTAGATACCAATTCTTGGCCTGCACCTAACAAGGCCGTTCCCGCAAAGAGAAGCGCAGTTGTGATGGGAAGAGGGAGACGGAGAGATGACATCGCTCGAGCTTTCGTAGGATTTGAATATGAAGATGCACGTGGTAGGAGGTTCATGTGTTCAGGACCCGATAAGGTCATGAAAGTGATGGGCGGAGGGCCAAAGGAATCCGCCATCAAAGCCCTCAATTCTGACATGCCGCTGTACATCCTGTCGTCGACTCAGGGGCGAGGGCTCAAGCCACATTACGCTCAGTTCATGAGACTCTTTGTGGTGGTTCCGGATGCTCCACTGCAAATAACATTGACGCCTCAGGTAAGAAATGCAAAAGGGAATCTGGTCACTGCAGAGAGAACGTTGAGCGTTGCAGCATTGActgcagggctggaaggcacAAAGGTGATAGGCAAAGGGTGTCAGCGGGGTGCTACAAGGAGCTCTTTccaaccactttttttttcttttccaaaacaactGCAGTCAAGTTCTCCAAAGCAGTAGTCGCAAAAAGCGCCCAAAGTATCTGTTTTGTAagcaggtatttttttaaacttcaagaTTGGCTTATGCCAGCTTTACACTTTATATaaagtaagtttttaaaaatgtgtattttataaaGAGTGAATTAATCACATTTGCTcagattggggaaaaaaaaacgtaatttattttttaaaaaagatgacCAGTGAGCAACGACTGTGtaagaattaaattaataattttaaaagtcagagAAAAGCAGTGACTCATTGCTGagatttgttattattatttgttaccATTTGAATTTAGGAGGTGAAaaagtgtttgttctttttttttttttccctgacttggagggtttttttcctgatttcaagTGTGTATtaaagaaatggaggaaaaaccTCCACTTACgcttttttttaaggctgtaaCATATGGGCAGGTGTATCATCCTTCAATTACTGGTGTATGAAATAGTGTGTACATAGGTGGTCATTATTTGTTAGAATATGGCAAGAAATCATATCGGTGCTCGTTGTATGGTATTGTCACTGAGTAAGAGTCAGTACCGAATGCGTTCCATATGAACGGTGGGAGGGGAAGCAGATTTGGAACATCTTGTAGCCCTTCTAGCTGTTTGAGAAGTGCTACAAGATCCTTAATACGGAATCACAAAGCAATGGAATTGGCTTCTTTTATGGGAAATCTTCAACTAATCAGGTATGAAcctgtttctttttagaaatgaaagggAGAATACTGACTGAAATGTGACTCCCAATGCCAAAATTCCACCAGTATTataaaaaacatgcaatttaGTTCAGcagtttcttaattttgttcttgTCCTCCTGCCTTGCTAATCTCTGaggttttgtgtgtgaaaaCTGTCAGCCATCTGACTCCCCAGGGAGCAtttcaattttatctttttagaGGAGAGTGGGATGtagtggaagaaaattaatgccATTAGCAGTCTATCATGTTATTGTTTGGAACTGAGGCAAGAATTGAAGGTTTTGTTTATGCtgatacttatttttctgttcccagGTTACACCTATATCACACCTTATGACTCCTAAGGGTGTGTTTTTACTTGGAAAATCTGTTAGGCTATGCATTGTAGGTTCTACATGTCAGTTGCTAATGTGAATAAGGCTTTCTCAATCTTCTAATATGAATTATACATGACCTATATTAGATGTTGCTGAAGTCCTTCAGCACATGGGTTTAGGTAATGGTTCAGGCACATCTGTGCTACAGTACTGGAAATCCCCTGATAACGCAGTGTTTAGTGCGTTGGAAGGACATGGCTTGTGTTTGTGTTAAGGTTTTACCAATGACAGCCACATCTGCAGCCACATTCAGCATCTTGTCAATGGTAGAAATGGAATCTTGTGGATGGCTCATGGTAGTGGCACAGTGGTGTCCTGGGATGTGCTGAAGTAGGTAAGATCTTGACTGTAGGCAAGGCTTAGAGACTTAACAGACTTCCGTGGATTCAGTTGTCTCTTAAGTTTTTATTCTAATGATGTTTAATTAATCTacccatttcctttttgttttcaggttcAGCCAGGGCCACCACCTTGCCCTGTATTTTACCctgagaaacaggaaataacCCTTCCAGCTGATGGACTCTGGGTGCTTAGATTTCCTTATGCGTATGTGACAGAACGTGGACCCTGCTTTCCTCCAAAAGAAAGCCAACAATTAATGAGTTACAAAGTTCTTCGAGGAATACTGAAAGCGATTACACAGTAAGAATTGCTCTGGTAGATtgattttagtttaaaaagacTGTCTTCAACCCAAATTATGGTTTTTGATTCATGTTTGTTACCTAACAGTTATCACTGTGATCTAGTGAACCCCACTGTATTTCACTGGAACACATTTTGGAAATAGTCAGATATCAAAGTGGAGAAGTgagtccaagaaaaaaatgtaaatcttcTGTTGAGTTTTTtgtatgtaaaaaataaaagctggttATCATCCTGAGCCTACATTATTACGTGTTCTGATGATAATGCTTTTCCCCATCGTGTCTTTCTACGCAGTTATTTAGGAATACTTAAAAATGCCTGAAATCAAGACTTTCCTATGTTATATTGAGACAATGATGGGCAAAATCTCTCTTTCTAAACAAGCTATTTGTCTGCAAAGAATTGATGCTCTTAATGTGTTGATGTGAGATATTGTTCACCTTTggtcttgtttaaaaaaat
This window contains:
- the PRR11 gene encoding proline-rich protein 11, producing the protein MAKYKRRRKARARAKCRLTGKGGAAKPPGSGCAAPQSAGDLPLDPSSVPSHPSSRWSIALPSVKNMVKPLTTTVSFLYCWCQNTVAQSFKVVKETIFPSQIYLRELNTFREQLENLETEFSRLQGMLQTNGVVTSSSENSICQKCNKTMLGAPVQTQTGPLSSMCTPPAVQLQPVSAPPPPPPPPPPPLPPPKLPPAPLLLKRGNGSKALLEPTQKKDVPMQITLKDLLNVKLKKTESNLRTDKAGSPVKTRRALITVSDLQSISLRSKSKPSAHITNSLTSTPPKNQLDLRKHLKKVNIQRSPGGTPLNNKENIECGTGLTPIMTQALRRKFQMAHPKSPSPARLSAASSFDEQK
- the SMG8 gene encoding protein SMG8; protein product: MPLPGPVSLRELLLAAAAGAEGSGGAAAAGPGPGPSPSSPGEEEVCVVGIFGKTALQLCSEKAALVSTVCDRQVFPLFEPADPEEAGDAAGPEGEPAAKDYNQLQAYYSQESRVLYLVLTSICDTPQLLKACGDLAAAESRESAAGGPGPLPHAEAHEFWKHQEKLHCLSLLYLFSVCHILLLVHPTCSFDITYDRVFRALDGLRQKVLPSLKAAIKDCPVGKEWKLNCRPCPPRLLFLFQLNGALKVDPLPSRGQDPCGHLEKPPPKKHSPKRRLQHALEDQIYRIFRKSRVLTNQSINCLFTVPANQAFVYIVAGGAQDGEDPVAMLLDQLRSNCTMRETDSLLAPTLSGPRRYQMMRHGRQQLSFYAESSSSSSSSSGQLVDCTLKEFLWQHVELVLSKKGFDDSVGRNPQPSHFELPTYQKWVAAALKLYEVTIEGKDDDPTSLTGELSSKIMGSIKVLEGYLDIDTKFSENRCQKALPMAHSAYQSNLPHNYTMTVHKNQLAQALRVYSQHARGPAFHKYAMQLNEDCYKFWSNGHQLCEERSLTDQHCVHKFHLLPKAGEKPEADRNPPILYHNSRARSTGACNCGRKQAPRDDPFDIKAANYDFYQLLEEKCCGKLEHINFPVFQPSTPDPAPARDESSPAPPEGEIEKLKEKEPQTQGESTGLSLALSLGQSTGSLGTYPPDAQGGGDNAESHGQSGDSKSEKRPSLVDRQASTVEYLPGMLHSNCPKGLLPKFSSWSLVKLGPAKAYNFHTGLDQQGFIPGTNYLMPWDIVIRTRTEDEGDLDTNSWPAPNKAVPAKRSAVVMGRGRRRDDIARAFVGFEYEDARGRRFMCSGPDKVMKVMGGGPKESAIKALNSDMPLYILSSTQGRGLKPHYAQFMRLFVVVPDAPLQITLTPQVQPGPPPCPVFYPEKQEITLPADGLWVLRFPYAYVTERGPCFPPKESQQLMSYKVLRGILKAITQ